A genomic region of Ignavibacteria bacterium contains the following coding sequences:
- a CDS encoding AAA family ATPase: MAKKLKAAPKYNPLPPSELTWTCDPSIFEFESTKNLEPIEGIIGQERALKALRLGVDLYSPGYNIFVTGLSGTGKATTIQKILERISPNCPVLNDYAYVNNFSNPDMPRLLVFPVGVAQMFANAMDSMIDFLIEKIPVVLEDEAYAAKRKNIMENYAEEEKKLMLEFENEIKKDNFSLGQVQMGQFYRPEIFPIINGKPVPIQQVAEFVNNNVISPEEAERVYQKYQEYTVQLQELFKKGLQLSREYQEKLLKLEQEAVNNLVTGVITDMKEKFNYPKVHQYLDEVKESILNNLDDFKEAGRTEQQQQPQPQPPLPPALEEIRDPFRIYRVNVILDNSTTKECPVIIETTPTYTNLFGTIERVYEGGGAWYSDFMNIKAGSILRANGGYLVLNAFDALTEPGVWKALKRVLMYRKLEIQDYLGQYLLYTTNIKPEPIEINTKVIFIGSDEIYYLLSEYEEDFKKIFKVRADFDYEMKNTPKALNDLAGLVRKLCQEENLLHFDRSAIARLAEFSARYAGSKDKLTARFSVVADIVREANFWAKDSGADIVTGDHVKIAYENYIYRHDMIEEKINEMIKDGKIIIDISGEKVGEINGLAVYSINDYTFGKPSKITVAVSAGNAGIVNIEREARLSGKIYDKGVLVISGLLREKFGQDFPLSFSASICFEQSYSGVDGDSASSTEIYALLSALSGIPIKQGIAVTGSVNQKGVIQPIGGVNEKIEGFFKICKIKGLDGSQGVIIPKRNLKDLLLKDEVVEAVKKGKFNIWAIDTIDEGIEILTGVKAGKLVNGKWEKNTVYELVYNRLKELYEISVELNKKERGKRTKKVGFVISKK; the protein is encoded by the coding sequence ATGGCAAAGAAATTAAAAGCAGCTCCCAAATATAATCCATTACCACCATCTGAACTTACCTGGACCTGTGATCCATCAATTTTTGAATTTGAATCAACCAAGAATCTTGAACCGATCGAAGGAATCATTGGACAGGAAAGGGCATTAAAAGCCCTTCGACTTGGAGTTGATCTTTACTCACCTGGATATAACATTTTTGTCACAGGACTTTCAGGAACTGGAAAGGCAACGACAATTCAAAAAATTTTAGAACGAATCAGTCCAAATTGCCCTGTCCTAAATGATTATGCATATGTGAATAATTTCTCAAATCCTGATATGCCAAGACTGCTTGTCTTTCCGGTTGGTGTTGCACAAATGTTTGCTAACGCGATGGATTCAATGATTGATTTTCTTATTGAAAAAATTCCTGTCGTTCTTGAAGATGAAGCTTATGCAGCGAAAAGAAAAAATATAATGGAAAATTATGCTGAAGAAGAAAAAAAATTAATGCTCGAATTTGAAAACGAAATCAAAAAAGACAATTTCTCACTCGGTCAGGTTCAGATGGGTCAATTTTACCGTCCGGAAATTTTTCCAATAATTAATGGTAAACCTGTTCCAATCCAACAGGTAGCCGAATTTGTAAATAATAATGTTATCAGTCCGGAAGAGGCAGAAAGAGTTTACCAAAAGTACCAGGAATACACTGTTCAATTACAAGAACTTTTCAAAAAAGGTTTACAGCTTTCAAGAGAATATCAGGAAAAATTGTTAAAGCTTGAACAAGAAGCGGTTAACAATCTTGTGACCGGTGTAATTACTGATATGAAAGAAAAGTTTAACTATCCAAAGGTTCATCAGTATCTTGACGAAGTAAAAGAATCTATTCTAAACAATCTGGATGATTTTAAAGAAGCTGGAAGAACAGAACAACAGCAACAGCCTCAACCACAACCTCCACTTCCACCAGCACTCGAAGAAATTCGAGATCCGTTCAGAATTTATCGAGTCAATGTGATTTTAGACAATTCAACGACTAAAGAATGTCCAGTTATTATAGAAACAACTCCAACTTATACAAATCTTTTTGGAACTATTGAAAGAGTTTATGAAGGCGGTGGTGCCTGGTATTCTGATTTTATGAATATTAAAGCTGGTTCAATATTAAGAGCTAACGGAGGATATCTTGTTTTAAATGCTTTCGATGCGTTAACAGAACCAGGAGTCTGGAAAGCTTTGAAAAGAGTTTTAATGTATAGAAAACTTGAAATTCAAGATTACTTAGGCCAATATCTTCTGTATACAACCAATATAAAGCCGGAGCCAATCGAAATTAATACAAAAGTAATTTTTATTGGAAGTGATGAGATTTATTACCTCTTAAGTGAGTACGAAGAAGATTTTAAGAAGATATTCAAAGTTCGTGCTGATTTTGATTATGAAATGAAAAACACACCGAAGGCACTAAACGACTTAGCCGGGCTTGTCAGGAAATTGTGTCAGGAAGAAAATTTACTTCACTTTGATCGATCTGCGATTGCAAGGTTAGCAGAATTTTCTGCTCGATACGCTGGATCAAAAGATAAATTAACTGCTAGATTTTCTGTTGTTGCTGATATTGTTCGTGAAGCAAACTTCTGGGCAAAAGATTCTGGTGCTGATATTGTCACCGGCGATCATGTAAAAATTGCTTATGAAAATTATATCTATCGTCACGATATGATTGAAGAAAAAATTAATGAAATGATCAAAGATGGTAAGATCATAATTGATATTTCTGGAGAAAAAGTTGGTGAAATTAATGGCTTGGCAGTTTATTCTATAAACGATTACACATTTGGTAAACCGTCAAAAATTACAGTTGCTGTTTCAGCTGGCAACGCAGGCATTGTAAACATAGAAAGAGAGGCAAGACTTTCGGGTAAAATTTATGATAAAGGTGTTTTAGTTATTTCCGGTCTATTAAGAGAAAAATTTGGTCAGGACTTTCCTCTCTCATTTTCTGCAAGCATTTGTTTTGAACAATCATATTCGGGAGTTGATGGAGATAGTGCTTCATCAACAGAAATCTATGCCTTGCTCTCAGCTCTGAGTGGAATTCCAATCAAACAGGGAATTGCTGTAACTGGTTCAGTAAATCAAAAAGGAGTAATTCAACCAATTGGCGGTGTGAACGAAAAAATTGAAGGCTTCTTCAAAATTTGCAAAATCAAAGGTCTCGATGGTTCTCAGGGTGTAATCATTCCAAAAAGAAACTTAAAAGATTTGTTATTAAAAGATGAAGTTGTAGAAGCAGTCAAGAAAGGCAAATTTAATATATGGGCTATCGATACAATTGACGAAGGGATTGAAATTCTAACAGGTGTGAAAGCTGGTAAATTAGTAAATGGCAAGTGGGAGAAGAACACGGTTTATGAATTAGTTTATAATCGTCTGAAAGAACTTTATGAAATCTCAGTTGAATTGAATAAAAAAGAAAGAGGCAAACGAACTAAAAAAGTTGGGTTCGTGATTAGTAAAAAATAG
- the pyk gene encoding pyruvate kinase: MLKIFQGEKTKIIATIGPASSDPKIIRGMIKAGVDGIRLNFSHGDVKTFGEFVKTIRDEAKKIGQDIAILGDLQGPKIRVGNLKGGEIDLKEGQIINILDKEILGDENGFSTSYRSLSKELKIGEKILIDDGLIKLRVIKKLSNYVQCKVIEGGILKERKGVNVPDTNLKTPSLTSIDKRWVDFSIEHKLDYLALSFVRSEQDILDLKNYLKRKKADIPIIAKIELKQGVKNFESILKVSDGLMVARGDLGVELGPEEVPPVQKFIIRRSIESRKLVITATQMLDSMINNPIPTRAEASDVANVVLDGTDAVLLTAETSIGKNPVRVVQTMSRLIKRAEKIKTNYNLNYDYIETDEAHIQSIAFASCQLANDLKSKAIVPITYSGFTAVVLAKYFPLAPIIAITNSVKTMKSLKFYRGIEAIVLEDISDFEKVIESSINLFLKNKIVKKNDLLLFVGSLKTKQKSVSNLIKVVSV; encoded by the coding sequence ATGTTAAAAATATTTCAAGGTGAAAAAACAAAAATTATCGCAACAATTGGTCCAGCTTCAAGCGATCCGAAAATTATTCGCGGAATGATAAAAGCCGGAGTTGATGGAATAAGACTTAATTTTTCCCATGGTGATGTAAAAACTTTTGGTGAGTTCGTTAAAACCATAAGAGATGAGGCAAAAAAAATTGGGCAAGATATAGCAATACTTGGAGATCTTCAGGGTCCAAAGATTCGTGTAGGAAATTTGAAAGGCGGCGAGATTGATTTAAAGGAAGGTCAAATTATTAATATTCTTGACAAAGAAATTTTAGGTGATGAGAATGGATTTTCAACTTCATATAGATCTCTCTCAAAAGAATTAAAGATTGGTGAAAAAATTTTAATTGATGATGGATTGATAAAATTAAGAGTTATAAAAAAGCTAAGTAACTATGTTCAATGTAAAGTTATTGAAGGCGGAATTCTGAAAGAAAGAAAAGGTGTTAATGTTCCTGATACAAATCTTAAAACTCCTTCTCTCACTTCAATCGATAAACGATGGGTTGATTTTTCAATTGAACATAAACTTGATTACTTGGCTCTGTCTTTTGTTCGATCCGAACAAGATATTCTCGATCTAAAAAATTATTTAAAAAGAAAAAAAGCTGATATCCCAATAATCGCAAAGATTGAATTAAAACAGGGAGTAAAAAATTTTGAATCGATTCTAAAAGTTTCTGATGGTTTGATGGTCGCTCGTGGTGATTTGGGTGTTGAACTCGGTCCTGAAGAAGTTCCGCCAGTTCAAAAATTTATTATAAGGAGAAGCATTGAATCAAGAAAACTTGTAATTACAGCGACTCAAATGTTAGATAGTATGATTAACAATCCAATACCAACCCGAGCCGAAGCTTCTGATGTTGCCAATGTAGTCCTTGATGGAACCGATGCAGTTCTTCTTACTGCCGAAACTTCTATTGGTAAAAATCCTGTTCGTGTTGTACAAACTATGTCTCGACTTATTAAACGCGCCGAAAAAATTAAAACAAACTATAATTTAAACTACGATTATATCGAAACAGATGAAGCTCACATTCAATCAATTGCTTTCGCATCCTGCCAGTTAGCTAACGATTTGAAATCGAAAGCGATTGTTCCGATTACATACTCGGGATTTACTGCAGTTGTTCTTGCTAAATATTTTCCATTGGCTCCAATAATTGCTATCACAAACAGTGTGAAAACGATGAAGTCATTAAAATTTTATCGTGGAATTGAAGCAATAGTTTTAGAAGACATTTCAGACTTTGAAAAGGTAATCGAAAGTTCAATTAATTTATTCCTTAAGAATAAAATTGTTAAGAAGAATGACTTGCTTCTTTTTGTTGGAAGTTTGAAAACCAAACAAAAATCAGTTTCAAATTTAATAAAGGTTGTTTCGGTATAA
- a CDS encoding aldo/keto reductase, with protein sequence MPKRVLGKTGYQVGIFSLGGQATLEQAGTEKESIKIINRAIDLGVNYIDTAAAYGQGISETYIGKVMKDRRNEVFLATKTHNRSYDGSMQMLEKSLKQLQTDRIDLWQLHNVRTEDDLKKIFASDGAIKALEEARRSGVVRYLGITGHYDPWVLKKGIDEYDFDCILMALNAADRHNKSFIDNLLPFAVQKNLGIIGMKIPARGRIFREGGITSMKQAMEYVLTLPVSTIIVGISTLNELEENVRIAKNFKPLSEKQMRELEELTKPYFDEAAWFKSKW encoded by the coding sequence ATGCCTAAAAGAGTTTTGGGCAAAACTGGTTATCAGGTTGGAATTTTTTCTTTAGGTGGACAGGCAACTTTAGAGCAAGCTGGCACTGAAAAAGAGTCCATCAAAATTATAAATCGAGCGATTGATCTTGGAGTAAATTACATTGATACAGCGGCAGCATATGGACAAGGAATCAGTGAGACATACATTGGTAAAGTTATGAAAGACAGAAGGAATGAAGTATTCCTCGCAACGAAAACTCACAATCGTTCTTATGATGGATCAATGCAAATGCTGGAAAAAAGTCTTAAACAACTTCAAACCGATAGAATTGATTTATGGCAGCTTCATAATGTCAGAACTGAGGATGACTTAAAGAAAATTTTTGCTTCCGATGGTGCAATCAAAGCTCTTGAAGAAGCAAGACGCAGCGGTGTTGTAAGATATTTAGGAATTACCGGTCATTACGATCCATGGGTTTTGAAGAAAGGTATCGATGAGTATGACTTTGACTGTATTTTAATGGCTCTCAATGCTGCCGATAGACACAATAAATCATTCATTGACAATTTGCTCCCCTTTGCTGTTCAAAAGAATCTTGGAATCATAGGGATGAAGATTCCTGCTCGAGGCAGAATCTTCCGTGAAGGCGGGATTACTTCAATGAAGCAAGCGATGGAATATGTTTTAACTCTTCCAGTAAGCACGATAATCGTTGGCATTTCAACATTAAATGAACTTGAAGAGAATGTCCGAATTGCGAAAAATTTCAAACCGCTAAGTGAAAAACAGATGAGAGAGTTAGAAGAGTTAACCAAACCTTACTTTGATGAAGCGGCGTGGTTTAAGAGTAAGTGGTAA
- a CDS encoding PorT family protein has translation MKKLYFIILLLFFSSVVNAQLKYGVKGGFNFASFGGSDAQNIKSQTRFQFGGFVNYSLPFLFGFQAEALYSMKGAQQKVTDNYGNNWTLSYNVDYLEIPVLVQFNIPLAVPVPLTPYLEVGPSLGVTLSAKEKAETQGFSQESDIKNDLTSTDFGLALGFGLNVLKTFGVNLRYTFGFNTIDNTSDPDDIKNSVVALTLSYSF, from the coding sequence ATGAAAAAACTTTATTTTATAATTCTCTTACTTTTCTTTTCGTCAGTTGTTAATGCACAATTAAAATATGGAGTAAAAGGCGGATTTAATTTCGCCTCTTTTGGTGGTTCTGACGCACAAAACATTAAAAGTCAGACTCGATTCCAATTCGGCGGATTTGTTAATTATTCATTGCCATTTCTCTTTGGTTTTCAAGCTGAAGCTCTTTATTCAATGAAAGGTGCTCAGCAAAAAGTAACTGATAACTATGGAAATAATTGGACCTTATCATACAATGTTGATTATCTCGAAATTCCAGTTCTTGTACAGTTTAATATCCCTCTTGCTGTCCCAGTTCCTTTAACTCCTTATCTTGAAGTCGGTCCATCTCTGGGAGTAACATTATCAGCAAAAGAAAAGGCTGAAACGCAAGGTTTCAGTCAGGAAAGTGATATTAAAAATGATTTGACAAGTACAGATTTCGGTCTTGCTTTAGGTTTTGGACTTAATGTTTTAAAAACTTTCGGCGTTAACCTGCGCTATACTTTTGGATTTAATACAATTGATAATACATCGGATCCAGATGATATAAAAAATAGTGTTGTCGCTCTGACTTTGAGTTATAGCTTTTAA
- a CDS encoding M1 family metallopeptidase, with amino-acid sequence MKYFYIFLLVSFTSLFANDFNQKVSYKIDAELIPESKILKVKSLMTYQNNSPDELKEIYVHIYWNLYSKNSYARKLAESQKDYYSQTTKDVEIKKVVLMQNGKEKLNDYELDNTVMRIPLVNPLKSGETLNLEIELEEEVPPEGLRMGYYKRYFSIAHWFPSVCAYDKFGWHKDQYLGTGEFYEEISDFEVNITLPETFLIFSTGVVQNSDEVYSKEILERLAQAKNSSQPVRIFNPPDKIETNDIELKTWKIKAENVRTFAFTAYEDYLWDAASTGSVLVHTVYPKSLEYFYKEEGMKAALHAIKFYSEKIGPYVYPQMFVTVGGSTGGMEYPGIVFMGRGQIGGIMSKNTASVIIHEIGHNWFPMMLNSNEVEYAFQDEGFNTFFTTLAMEELYGREKNRFQLDGSLEKLISNSDIRTEDYAEVISYQMTGYSEPIMTHSDRYEQTFAYFPNSYSRTSMNLFMLQYVMGDDAFNELWREYYIHFLFKKIYPEDFFNLAEEIYQKYHGRKSLRWFFDQWFYKNYKLDLALVKCKYEIKDGKFLTTIGIVNKEQAVMPCDVVIELENGSKVTLWLDVDDFTKGSKYASKSILLDAKPIRAEINPDKRLLDINRLNNSSGFLPEIQFGLKPIMELNQFPFDYRIYFYPTLWFNNIDKLKIGAGLEGKYLQDQKYFDINFSTGIGLKKYSLAGEITLGDRLSFLGPLAYGSIKYFNLEGRRGLKVKVDKEFAKYYNRNPKFDVSISANYFDAFDDRYFESEKFDWVKYNVSPSLYYKEVYLQRKYLYLDLNFTYKNNWQYFRTKFDLNYKSGLVRQYVYKYLDLSSFWPLPPNEYDLEKRYLQFQKLSVSFLQEFRPENFFTSIKLRQYVGVTPNKLPKATEFYLATVDPIEEFDLPFYRTYGFISRNFRQNHSVPNGGGFMRGYYKNNLSDDLITVLNTEINFGKTFSYLGTFGKIISLLNPSFFFDYGNVWANQMEFNFKAFKYDWGLSFSLIPQLEPAVEQALNRINPFSRTGIQDVRFDFPLYVSHPPAGENKFQFRWLIGFRSEL; translated from the coding sequence ATGAAATACTTTTACATATTTCTATTAGTGAGTTTTACATCTCTTTTTGCGAATGATTTTAATCAGAAAGTTTCTTATAAAATTGATGCAGAGTTAATTCCAGAAAGCAAAATCTTAAAAGTAAAATCTTTAATGACTTATCAAAATAACTCACCTGATGAATTAAAAGAAATTTATGTTCACATCTACTGGAATTTGTATTCAAAGAACAGTTATGCCCGTAAGCTCGCCGAATCTCAAAAAGATTATTATTCACAAACAACAAAAGATGTAGAAATCAAAAAAGTTGTTTTGATGCAAAATGGAAAAGAGAAATTGAATGATTACGAACTTGATAATACCGTGATGCGAATTCCATTAGTTAATCCATTAAAATCTGGTGAAACATTAAATCTTGAAATTGAACTCGAAGAGGAAGTTCCGCCTGAAGGCTTAAGAATGGGATATTACAAAAGATATTTTTCAATTGCTCACTGGTTTCCATCAGTTTGTGCTTATGACAAATTTGGCTGGCACAAAGATCAGTATCTTGGTACAGGTGAATTTTATGAAGAGATCTCTGACTTCGAGGTCAATATAACTTTACCAGAAACTTTTCTGATTTTTTCCACAGGAGTTGTTCAAAATTCCGATGAAGTTTATTCTAAGGAAATTTTAGAAAGATTAGCTCAAGCAAAAAATTCTTCTCAACCGGTTCGCATATTTAATCCGCCAGATAAGATTGAAACGAATGATATAGAACTCAAGACTTGGAAAATTAAAGCTGAAAATGTTAGAACTTTTGCATTCACCGCGTATGAAGATTATCTGTGGGATGCGGCTTCAACAGGTAGTGTTTTAGTTCATACCGTTTACCCAAAATCGCTTGAATATTTTTATAAAGAAGAAGGAATGAAAGCTGCGCTTCACGCAATTAAATTTTATTCAGAAAAAATTGGACCTTATGTTTATCCTCAAATGTTTGTAACTGTGGGTGGATCAACTGGAGGAATGGAGTATCCAGGAATTGTCTTTATGGGGCGTGGACAGATCGGCGGAATTATGTCTAAAAATACTGCTTCAGTTATTATTCATGAGATTGGTCACAATTGGTTTCCTATGATGCTCAACTCCAATGAAGTTGAATATGCTTTTCAGGATGAAGGATTTAATACATTCTTTACTACTCTTGCAATGGAAGAACTTTATGGCAGAGAGAAAAATAGATTTCAACTTGATGGATCGTTAGAAAAGTTGATAAGCAACTCTGATATAAGAACCGAAGATTATGCCGAAGTTATATCTTATCAAATGACAGGCTATTCTGAACCAATTATGACTCACTCAGATCGTTATGAACAGACTTTTGCATATTTCCCAAATTCATATTCAAGAACTTCGATGAATTTGTTTATGCTTCAATATGTGATGGGCGATGATGCTTTTAATGAATTGTGGAGAGAATATTACATCCATTTTTTGTTCAAGAAAATTTATCCTGAAGATTTTTTCAATTTAGCGGAGGAGATTTATCAGAAATATCATGGAAGAAAGTCACTTCGATGGTTTTTTGATCAATGGTTCTATAAGAATTACAAACTTGATCTCGCACTTGTCAAATGTAAGTATGAAATTAAAGACGGAAAATTTTTAACAACAATCGGAATTGTGAATAAAGAACAGGCTGTAATGCCCTGTGATGTTGTAATCGAACTTGAAAATGGTTCAAAAGTTACTTTATGGTTAGATGTTGACGATTTCACAAAAGGAAGCAAATATGCTTCAAAGTCAATTTTACTCGATGCAAAACCTATAAGAGCTGAAATTAATCCTGATAAACGCCTGCTTGATATAAATCGATTAAATAACTCTTCAGGTTTTTTGCCTGAAATTCAATTTGGACTAAAACCAATCATGGAATTGAATCAATTTCCTTTTGATTATAGAATTTATTTCTATCCTACTCTCTGGTTTAATAACATTGATAAACTTAAAATTGGTGCCGGACTTGAAGGTAAATATCTTCAGGATCAAAAATATTTTGATATAAATTTTTCAACAGGAATAGGATTGAAAAAGTATTCTTTGGCAGGTGAAATAACTTTGGGCGATAGATTAAGTTTTTTAGGTCCACTTGCCTATGGTTCAATCAAGTATTTCAATCTCGAAGGAAGAAGAGGATTGAAGGTAAAAGTCGATAAAGAATTTGCTAAATACTACAATCGAAATCCAAAGTTTGATGTTTCTATCTCGGCAAACTACTTTGATGCTTTTGATGATAGATACTTTGAAAGTGAAAAATTTGATTGGGTTAAATATAATGTTTCTCCTTCGCTCTATTACAAAGAAGTGTATCTTCAAAGAAAATATTTATATCTCGATCTAAACTTCACTTACAAGAATAACTGGCAATATTTTAGAACTAAATTTGATCTTAATTACAAAAGCGGACTCGTGAGACAATATGTTTATAAATATTTAGATTTAAGTTCGTTCTGGCCACTACCTCCGAACGAGTATGATTTGGAGAAAAGGTATCTTCAATTTCAAAAGTTAAGTGTTAGCTTTTTACAGGAATTCAGACCAGAAAATTTTTTCACATCAATTAAATTAAGACAATATGTAGGTGTAACGCCTAATAAACTTCCAAAAGCAACAGAATTTTATCTGGCTACTGTTGATCCAATTGAAGAATTTGATTTGCCATTTTACCGAACTTATGGATTTATTTCGAGGAATTTCAGACAGAATCATTCTGTTCCAAACGGCGGTGGTTTTATGCGAGGTTACTATAAGAACAATTTGTCGGATGATTTGATTACAGTTCTCAACACAGAGATTAATTTTGGTAAAACTTTTTCTTATCTCGGTACTTTTGGAAAAATAATCAGTTTGCTGAATCCTTCGTTCTTCTTTGATTATGGAAATGTTTGGGCAAATCAGATGGAATTTAATTTCAAAGCTTTTAAATATGACTGGGGTCTCAGTTTCTCTTTAATTCCACAACTTGAACCAGCCGTTGAGCAAGCACTAAACAGAATTAATCCATTTAGTAGAACCGGGATTCAGGATGTGCGATTTGATTTTCCGCTTTATGTGAGTCATCCACCAGCTGGTGAGAATAAATTTCAATTCAGATGGTTGATTGGATTTAGAAGTGAGCTTTGA
- the serS gene encoding serine--tRNA ligase, with translation MLDLKFIRENPELVRQAIKNKNEKDNLDQLLQLDSKRRELLKQVEDLKSQKNKASDEVARLKREGKDASEIIQKMKSVSDEITNLDKQLSEIEKQIDQILLFIPNIPHSSVPVGTDSTQNVEVRRWAPEGYSYELENGNYLDHLALGKKLGILDFERGAKISGSGFPVYVGKGATLERALINFMLNYHIEKHGYKEIFPPFLVNRASMIGTGQIPKLEEDMYHCEEDDLFPIPTAEVPITNFYRDEILKEDDLPIKFVGYSACFRREAGSYGKDTKGFLRVHQFNKVEMVKFVKPEDSYDELEKLVNDAEDILKELKIPYRVMLLCTGDLSFSAAKCYDIEVWAPVEKKYLEASSCSNFESFQARRANIRFRRKEGGKPEFVHTLNGSGLATSRLMVAIMENYQTPEGKLIVPKVLQKYTGFEIID, from the coding sequence ATGTTAGACCTGAAATTTATTCGCGAAAATCCTGAGCTCGTAAGACAGGCAATAAAGAATAAAAATGAAAAAGACAATCTAGACCAATTACTTCAACTCGATTCAAAAAGGAGAGAATTGTTAAAACAAGTTGAAGATCTAAAGTCACAAAAAAACAAAGCATCTGATGAAGTTGCCAGACTTAAAAGAGAAGGGAAAGATGCCAGTGAGATAATTCAGAAAATGAAATCTGTTTCCGACGAAATCACAAATCTTGATAAACAACTCTCAGAAATCGAAAAGCAAATTGATCAAATACTTTTATTCATTCCCAACATTCCACATTCATCTGTACCTGTTGGAACAGATTCAACTCAAAATGTAGAAGTAAGACGCTGGGCACCAGAAGGTTATTCGTATGAATTAGAAAATGGGAATTATCTTGATCATCTTGCTCTCGGAAAGAAATTAGGCATACTTGATTTTGAAAGAGGAGCAAAAATATCTGGCAGCGGTTTCCCTGTTTATGTTGGTAAAGGTGCGACACTTGAGAGAGCATTGATAAACTTTATGCTCAATTATCATATTGAAAAGCATGGTTATAAAGAAATTTTTCCGCCATTTCTTGTCAATCGTGCATCGATGATTGGAACTGGTCAAATTCCAAAACTTGAAGAAGATATGTACCATTGCGAAGAGGATGATTTGTTCCCAATTCCAACTGCCGAAGTTCCAATTACAAATTTTTACCGTGATGAAATTTTAAAAGAAGATGATTTACCAATAAAATTTGTCGGCTATTCTGCCTGCTTTAGACGAGAAGCTGGATCTTATGGCAAAGACACAAAAGGATTTTTAAGAGTTCATCAATTTAATAAAGTTGAAATGGTAAAGTTCGTTAAACCGGAAGATTCTTATGATGAACTTGAAAAACTTGTAAACGATGCCGAAGACATTTTGAAAGAATTAAAAATCCCATATCGAGTTATGCTTTTGTGTACTGGTGACTTGAGTTTTTCAGCAGCAAAATGTTACGATATTGAAGTCTGGGCTCCAGTCGAAAAGAAATATCTTGAAGCTTCTTCCTGCAGTAACTTTGAAAGTTTTCAGGCCCGAAGAGCAAATATCAGATTTAGAAGAAAAGAGGGTGGTAAACCAGAGTTCGTTCATACATTAAACGGAAGTGGACTTGCAACTTCACGATTGATGGTGGCTATTATGGAAAATTATCAAACACCTGAAGGTAAATTAATTGTGCCTAAGGTATTGCAGAAGTATACAGGTTTTGAAATTATTGATTGA
- a CDS encoding patatin, with protein sequence MNKLALALGGGGARGLAHIGVLKVFEEQKIKIEAISGCSMGAIVGGLYAYFGNAKAVEEFVFDTISSEKYKELGIDKLSNRKDSSFRYLEQFFDFIGTSIQILKAINRNSYFDEELTEEVFDFIPDVDIETLKIKFFAVATDLISGQEIVFSNGSLRKALKASAAIPGIFPPVKYRGYYLVDGSVTDLVPVTILKNSGYEKILAIDVVKSLENPEPPKNIIEVLYRVESISSYQLSALQLKDADFLIYPDVREYDWSDFRFANEIIKQGEIAAKSILNEIKKLYNANIFFFRLRKLLDRIKNK encoded by the coding sequence ATGAATAAATTAGCACTTGCACTCGGTGGAGGTGGAGCAAGGGGACTTGCACACATTGGCGTTCTCAAAGTTTTTGAAGAACAGAAGATAAAAATTGAAGCCATTTCTGGTTGTAGTATGGGAGCAATTGTTGGCGGGTTATATGCTTATTTCGGTAATGCAAAAGCCGTTGAAGAATTTGTATTTGATACAATCTCAAGCGAAAAGTATAAAGAGCTTGGAATCGATAAATTAAGCAATAGGAAGGATTCCAGCTTTAGATACCTTGAACAGTTCTTTGATTTTATTGGAACGAGTATTCAGATTTTAAAAGCAATAAATCGAAATTCTTATTTTGATGAAGAACTAACTGAAGAAGTTTTTGATTTCATTCCCGATGTTGATATCGAAACTCTGAAAATAAAATTTTTTGCAGTGGCGACAGATTTAATCTCTGGACAGGAGATTGTTTTTTCAAATGGCAGTTTGAGAAAGGCGCTTAAAGCAAGTGCAGCTATTCCTGGAATTTTTCCGCCAGTCAAATATCGCGGTTATTATTTGGTTGATGGAAGTGTGACCGACCTTGTACCAGTTACGATACTGAAAAATTCAGGCTATGAAAAAATTTTGGCAATTGATGTTGTGAAAAGTCTTGAAAATCCAGAACCTCCAAAAAATATAATTGAAGTTCTTTATCGGGTTGAAAGTATCTCTTCCTATCAACTTTCCGCATTGCAACTTAAAGATGCTGACTTTTTGATTTATCCCGATGTTAGAGAGTATGATTGGTCTGATTTTCGGTTTGCTAATGAGATAATAAAACAAGGTGAAATTGCCGCAAAATCAATTCTGAATGAAATAAAGAAACTTTATAATGCAAATATTTTCTTTTTCCGTTTAAGAAAACTATTGGATCGAATTAAAAACAAATGA